A genomic window from Oceanobacillus timonensis includes:
- a CDS encoding ATP-binding protein: protein MQHLGTAIQEVMARAEAMSKQSENSNSQTEHSADINCPDCNDTGFIIEKKEQTQPNGEVVLKDLGRQCHCVRKKALKNAFKNALIPDEFKNARFDNYEINTDAQQTLFDAIKEYLKDFPNIIEDESERNSLGFIAAFGETRIRSLQGEAKYQAKEDHNNFGLGKTHLQMAAAKWILNRIRVRDDIEMNAETNKRFNLDLNTKSKFDRGCQVLCVSDITFMDDLTSAKMAGDGGETFKNLLHNAINVDVLIWDDLGKAKYSESKEGLYYQIINERYLHKRPIIFSSNEDKGTLSEKIGYAASSRLLGMCGDRLYAVEGEDYRLRRGA from the coding sequence ATGCAACATCTGGGAACGGCAATACAGGAAGTAATGGCTCGGGCGGAAGCTATGAGCAAGCAAAGCGAGAACTCGAACTCGCAAACAGAGCATTCGGCAGACATTAATTGCCCGGACTGCAACGACACTGGATTCATCATTGAGAAAAAAGAACAGACACAACCTAATGGCGAGGTTGTTCTAAAAGACTTGGGAAGACAATGCCATTGCGTACGAAAAAAAGCTTTAAAGAATGCTTTCAAAAATGCGCTGATTCCAGATGAATTTAAAAACGCCCGGTTTGATAACTACGAAATAAATACAGATGCACAGCAGACGTTATTTGACGCAATTAAAGAGTATTTAAAAGACTTCCCGAACATTATCGAAGATGAATCAGAGCGAAATAGCTTAGGCTTTATTGCTGCATTTGGGGAAACTCGAATCAGATCATTACAAGGTGAAGCGAAATACCAAGCGAAAGAGGACCATAACAATTTTGGTTTAGGGAAGACGCATCTTCAAATGGCGGCTGCGAAATGGATTCTTAACCGTATTCGGGTCCGTGATGACATTGAAATGAATGCAGAGACCAATAAAAGATTTAATTTGGATTTAAATACAAAATCAAAATTCGATAGAGGTTGCCAGGTGCTTTGTGTATCAGACATCACATTCATGGATGATCTAACCAGCGCTAAAATGGCTGGTGATGGTGGCGAGACATTCAAAAATTTGCTGCATAACGCCATTAATGTGGACGTGCTTATCTGGGATGACCTAGGGAAAGCAAAGTATTCCGAATCAAAAGAAGGGCTTTACTACCAAATTATCAATGAGCGGTACTTGCATAAGCGTCCGATTATTTTTAGTTCAAACGAGGATAAGGGTACTTTGAGCGAAAAGATAGGCTATGCAGCATCTAGTAGGTTACTAGGGATGTGCGGAGATAGATTATATGCCGTTGAGGGCGAAGATTATAGATTGCGAAGAGGTGCTTGA
- the metA gene encoding homoserine O-acetyltransferase MetA, with protein sequence MPIKIPRELPAKEILEEENIFVMDEQRAASQEIRPLSILILNLMPEKQKAETQLLRYLGNTPLQVRISFLRMASHESKTTSQNHLNTFYKTFEEVRDKTFDGMIITGSPVEHLDFADVDYWEELQEIMDWTNDHVTSTLHICWGAQAALYHHYGIDKHPLSKKCFGIFEHDVLTPKERLVRGFDEVFLAPHSRYTTVSAEEIENHPDLQLVAESEKAGVFLLASKDGKHIMATGHLEYTASTLKEEYERDHARGVDTEIPENYYPDNDPDKRPKHRWKSHSSLLFSNWLNYYVYQETPYVWGGE encoded by the coding sequence ATGCCAATTAAAATTCCTAGAGAGTTACCGGCAAAAGAAATTCTAGAAGAGGAAAATATCTTTGTGATGGATGAGCAGCGTGCTGCTTCACAGGAAATCCGTCCGCTTAGTATTCTTATTCTGAATTTAATGCCGGAAAAACAAAAAGCAGAAACACAGCTGTTACGCTATTTAGGGAATACGCCGCTGCAAGTGCGGATTTCTTTTTTAAGGATGGCTTCGCATGAATCAAAGACAACCAGTCAGAACCATCTGAATACCTTTTATAAGACGTTTGAAGAAGTGCGGGATAAAACATTTGATGGCATGATTATAACAGGTTCTCCTGTCGAACATCTAGATTTTGCTGATGTGGATTATTGGGAAGAATTGCAGGAAATTATGGATTGGACAAATGACCATGTGACCTCCACGCTCCATATCTGTTGGGGGGCACAGGCAGCTTTATATCATCATTATGGCATTGATAAACACCCACTTTCGAAAAAATGTTTTGGTATCTTTGAGCATGACGTATTGACACCGAAAGAGCGGCTGGTGAGAGGATTTGATGAAGTATTTTTAGCACCGCATTCCCGCTATACAACGGTGTCTGCAGAAGAAATTGAAAACCATCCGGATTTGCAGCTGGTTGCGGAGTCCGAAAAGGCCGGCGTATTCTTGCTTGCTTCCAAGGATGGAAAGCATATTATGGCAACGGGTCATTTAGAATATACAGCGTCAACACTGAAAGAAGAATATGAAAGAGACCATGCCCGCGGGGTGGATACGGAAATACCGGAAAATTATTATCCGGATAATGACCCGGACAAGCGGCCAAAGCATCGGTGGAAAAGCCATTCCAGTCTGTTGTTTTCGAATTGGTTGAATTATTATGTGTATCAGGAAACTCCGTATGTGTGGGGTGGAGAGTGA
- a CDS encoding ImmA/IrrE family metallo-endopeptidase, whose protein sequence is MNIEKKVNQLVDKYGSRDPFEICRVMGIDIIYMPLGKSRKGFFSRLYRTAAILINEDLSYEKQKTTCAHELGHIILHSELNAAFLNSNTYQITDKYEIEANEFMLELLFNENEPYPITIEEATEEYGIPEQLLKKKFYP, encoded by the coding sequence TTGAATATAGAAAAGAAAGTCAATCAGTTAGTTGATAAGTATGGTTCTAGAGATCCATTTGAAATTTGTAGGGTTATGGGAATCGATATAATTTATATGCCCTTAGGGAAATCAAGAAAGGGTTTTTTCAGCCGTTTGTATAGAACAGCCGCTATACTTATAAATGAAGATTTATCTTACGAAAAACAAAAAACGACTTGTGCACACGAATTAGGACACATTATATTACATTCAGAACTTAATGCAGCCTTTTTAAATTCAAATACTTATCAAATAACAGATAAGTATGAAATAGAAGCTAACGAATTTATGTTAGAGCTGTTATTTAATGAAAATGAACCATATCCGATAACGATAGAAGAAGCTACAGAAGAATATGGCATCCCTGAACAGCTTCTAAAGAAAAAATTTTACCCTTAG
- the recT gene encoding recombination protein RecT: MATAEEMKNQMATKKNNGGAVAKDKPKTIEDYLKQMAPAMSQALPKHMDVDRLLRLTMTTIRTTPELKQADPGSLLGGVMQAAQLGLEPGLLGQCYLLPFKNNKKGITEVQFIIGYKGMIDLARRSGHIQSIYAHAVYENDSFEYELGLNPTLKHTPTMDGDKGDFIGSYAVAHFKDGGYQMEFMPKAEIEKRRTSSPGGRSKYSPWNNFYEEMANKTVIRHMWKYLPISVELQQQVAHDEGTAKSAKDITPEDDIFIDAPDYINAEATEEMGADESTEDNGQTEANFDVNA, translated from the coding sequence ATGGCTACAGCAGAAGAAATGAAAAATCAAATGGCAACAAAGAAAAATAATGGTGGTGCTGTCGCAAAAGACAAGCCCAAAACTATCGAGGATTATCTAAAACAAATGGCTCCAGCGATGTCACAGGCTCTACCTAAACACATGGATGTAGATAGATTATTACGACTGACAATGACAACTATCAGAACGACACCAGAATTAAAACAAGCAGATCCAGGCAGTTTGTTAGGCGGAGTGATGCAAGCGGCGCAATTAGGGCTAGAACCAGGTCTCTTGGGCCAGTGTTATCTGTTGCCTTTCAAAAACAATAAAAAAGGCATCACAGAGGTGCAATTTATTATTGGTTATAAAGGGATGATTGATCTAGCGAGAAGGTCCGGTCATATTCAGTCTATTTATGCACACGCAGTATATGAAAATGATTCCTTTGAATATGAGTTAGGTCTTAATCCAACTTTGAAACACACTCCAACAATGGATGGGGATAAAGGAGATTTCATTGGTTCTTATGCAGTAGCTCATTTCAAAGATGGCGGTTATCAAATGGAATTCATGCCAAAAGCGGAGATTGAAAAACGTCGCACGTCTAGTCCTGGAGGGCGTTCAAAATATAGTCCTTGGAACAATTTTTATGAGGAAATGGCTAATAAAACAGTTATTCGTCACATGTGGAAGTATCTTCCTATTAGCGTAGAGTTGCAACAACAAGTGGCTCATGATGAAGGAACGGCAAAGAGTGCTAAAGACATCACTCCAGAAGATGATATTTTCATTGATGCTCCAGATTATATCAATGCAGAAGCTACAGAAGAAATGGGAGCAGATGAAAGTACAGAAGATAACGGACAAACTGAAGCAAATTTTGATGTAAATGCATAA
- a CDS encoding helix-turn-helix domain-containing protein — protein sequence MPEDLSIRVRSELYKRKMKHAELAEMLGISGPYLSDILNGKRNGPKAQEHVKHIRKILGI from the coding sequence ATGCCAGAGGATTTAAGTATTAGAGTTCGTTCTGAACTCTATAAAAGAAAAATGAAACACGCTGAATTAGCAGAGATGTTGGGGATTTCCGGTCCGTATTTGAGTGACATTCTTAACGGGAAAAGAAACGGCCCGAAAGCTCAAGAACATGTAAAGCATATCCGAAAAATTTTAGGTATTTAA
- a CDS encoding DUF3891 family protein has product MIIRDQGEHFIFISQVDHALLSGEMLKQLDPVYFNHTSYQDAVIYAAYQHDSGWEAFDRQPFWNDKANQPYSFMDFPVIPKTVLYTHGINQVQEQDSYAALLCSEHYKHFLAEVSVKEAKNFVQQEAERQESLISTMKDFDKKQFAADYTLLQFSDTLSLFVCLNEAGAADKDLHPFFKNGLAISNNASDLPSAFSISWADTETISMDPFPFSSVFAIVLKYKSISKTDIQQQGLIDAYEHASVLSKTIWVKPAR; this is encoded by the coding sequence ATGATTATCCGAGATCAAGGGGAACATTTTATATTCATATCGCAAGTGGATCATGCGCTTTTATCAGGAGAAATGTTGAAACAGTTAGACCCTGTTTATTTCAATCATACGTCTTATCAGGATGCTGTTATCTATGCTGCTTACCAGCATGATTCTGGTTGGGAAGCGTTTGACCGGCAGCCTTTTTGGAATGACAAGGCAAATCAGCCGTATTCATTTATGGATTTCCCGGTGATTCCAAAAACGGTATTATATACACACGGAATAAATCAAGTTCAGGAACAAGACAGTTATGCAGCATTGCTCTGCAGTGAACATTATAAACACTTCCTGGCAGAAGTCTCTGTGAAGGAAGCAAAAAACTTTGTGCAACAAGAAGCAGAACGACAGGAATCGCTGATCAGTACGATGAAAGATTTTGACAAGAAGCAGTTCGCAGCAGATTATACGCTTTTGCAGTTTTCTGATACGCTTTCCCTATTTGTATGTTTAAATGAAGCCGGAGCTGCGGATAAAGACCTCCACCCTTTTTTTAAAAATGGATTAGCTATATCCAACAATGCTTCTGATTTGCCATCTGCTTTTTCTATCAGCTGGGCAGATACCGAAACGATTAGTATGGACCCTTTTCCATTTTCATCCGTGTTCGCCATCGTCCTGAAATACAAAAGCATCTCCAAAACAGACATTCAACAACAGGGATTAATTGATGCTTATGAACATGCTTCTGTTTTGTCAAAAACGATATGGGTCAAACCCGCGAGATAA
- a CDS encoding QueT transporter family protein: protein MNIKTLVVNGIIAALYVAVSLLVSPVAFGAIQFRISEMFNHLIIFDKRYFFGITVGVFASNLFSMAGGLDLLFGTAHTAISLGIMIFLKKYIKNTLALFFLNTLIFSFNMFIIAFMLNIAVHLPFLFTWLTTAASELIVLLIGIPIFYTLYKRIHFDKMI from the coding sequence ATGAATATAAAGACACTTGTGGTTAACGGTATTATTGCAGCATTATATGTTGCCGTATCTTTGCTGGTCTCGCCAGTTGCATTCGGAGCGATTCAATTTCGGATATCTGAGATGTTTAACCATTTAATTATCTTTGATAAACGATACTTTTTCGGGATTACAGTTGGTGTATTTGCTTCTAACTTATTTTCCATGGCAGGCGGTCTGGATCTCTTATTCGGAACAGCACACACTGCTATATCCTTAGGAATCATGATTTTCTTGAAAAAATATATTAAAAACACATTGGCATTATTCTTCCTGAATACGTTGATTTTCAGTTTTAATATGTTTATTATCGCCTTTATGTTGAATATTGCCGTACATCTGCCATTCCTATTTACATGGCTTACAACTGCAGCCAGTGAATTAATCGTACTACTAATAGGTATCCCCATCTTTTATACTTTATATAAACGGATACACTTTGATAAAATGATTTAA
- a CDS encoding tyrosine-type recombinase/integrase, with the protein MASFTKRGKTWQYTISRMVNGKSKPIRKSGFRTKKEAQIAAAEIENKMNRGMPVHLKLEPIDEYFEQWANLYKNHVSKGTRQLYDYTLNYIKEYFQDTPLQHINYNEYQAFINKLGESYSRETVKKVNSHIRACVRDAMDDGIIHIDFTRKVVLSGKDGKRAIEKHLQYSESQTLLHALFDYLEKEHRSVYYIILLALTSGMRFAEMAALTRKDFDFVNNTIDVNKSWGYLPTTENGVRITKTESSNRVINMDPRTMKVFKKFFEEVPENIHQLVFFNPASKYKIYSNTGVNKALRKLFESLELDGVSIHGLRHTYASVLLYKDVSIQYISEQLGHSDVDTTIRVYTHLLKEKRYVDRDKATRIFSTM; encoded by the coding sequence ATGGCTAGCTTCACTAAGCGCGGCAAAACATGGCAGTATACTATCAGTAGAATGGTGAACGGTAAATCTAAACCTATACGCAAAAGTGGCTTCCGAACAAAAAAAGAAGCTCAAATTGCAGCTGCGGAAATAGAAAACAAGATGAACAGAGGGATGCCCGTCCATTTAAAATTAGAACCGATCGATGAATATTTCGAGCAATGGGCTAACCTTTATAAAAACCATGTTTCAAAAGGGACAAGACAACTATACGATTACACGCTGAACTATATAAAAGAGTATTTTCAAGATACGCCGCTACAACACATTAATTATAATGAATATCAAGCATTTATTAACAAGTTAGGTGAGAGCTATTCTAGAGAAACGGTAAAGAAAGTGAATTCTCATATTAGAGCCTGCGTGCGCGATGCGATGGACGATGGGATTATTCATATCGATTTCACGCGTAAAGTAGTTTTGTCGGGAAAAGATGGTAAACGGGCAATAGAGAAGCACTTGCAATACAGTGAAAGTCAAACGCTATTACACGCACTATTTGACTACCTGGAAAAAGAACACCGTTCGGTTTATTATATTATTCTGCTGGCTTTGACATCGGGCATGCGGTTTGCGGAGATGGCGGCCTTAACCAGAAAAGACTTTGATTTTGTTAATAATACGATTGATGTCAATAAATCGTGGGGCTATTTGCCAACGACTGAAAACGGAGTGCGAATCACAAAGACTGAAAGCTCTAACCGTGTCATAAACATGGACCCTCGGACCATGAAGGTATTTAAAAAATTCTTTGAAGAAGTACCTGAAAATATACACCAGCTCGTATTTTTCAATCCGGCCTCAAAATATAAAATTTACAGTAACACAGGAGTGAACAAAGCGTTAAGAAAATTGTTTGAATCATTAGAACTTGACGGCGTTTCTATACACGGGTTGAGACATACTTATGCCTCGGTATTGCTGTACAAGGATGTATCTATACAATATATTTCCGAACAGCTAGGACACTCTGATGTCGATACTACAATTCGGGTTTACACTCATCTGCTTAAAGAAAAAAGATACGTCGATAGAGATAAGGCGACTCGTATTTTTTCCACAATGTGA
- a CDS encoding helix-turn-helix domain-containing protein, whose amino-acid sequence MLWFEIEEIMKEKGFTQYKLAKKAGVGTNTITYLKNGKIKKPSFELVCKIADALEVSLEDLRKEQSK is encoded by the coding sequence ATGTTGTGGTTTGAGATTGAAGAAATTATGAAAGAAAAAGGGTTTACTCAATATAAGCTAGCAAAAAAGGCTGGTGTAGGAACAAATACAATCACTTATTTGAAGAATGGCAAAATTAAAAAACCTAGTTTTGAATTAGTGTGCAAGATAGCAGATGCATTAGAGGTTTCATTAGAGGATTTAAGAAAGGAGCAATCTAAATGA
- a CDS encoding helix-turn-helix domain-containing protein, whose protein sequence is MTAFDRLKKLCDEQGLSVNKLEEKIGLSKNTLYSWKKNTPKGSNLTKVADFFDVSTDYLLGRTDKKRYYDLTEQDEKEVEEELERILKNSESNFGFAAFDGEVPDESDKEDYEMFVSAMRVAIRSHKRMAKKKFTPKKYR, encoded by the coding sequence ATGACAGCTTTCGATCGTTTAAAAAAACTTTGTGATGAACAAGGACTATCGGTAAATAAATTAGAAGAAAAAATAGGATTAAGCAAAAACACTTTATATTCTTGGAAGAAAAATACTCCCAAAGGTAGCAATCTTACGAAAGTAGCAGACTTTTTTGACGTATCCACTGATTACTTATTAGGTCGTACAGATAAAAAACGCTACTACGATTTAACAGAACAAGATGAAAAAGAAGTTGAAGAAGAGCTTGAACGTATTCTTAAAAACTCCGAGAGCAACTTTGGATTTGCTGCATTTGATGGTGAAGTACCTGACGAATCCGACAAGGAAGATTATGAAATGTTTGTTTCTGCTATGCGGGTCGCAATACGTTCGCATAAAAGAATGGCTAAGAAAAAGTTTACACCAAAGAAATACCGGTAA
- a CDS encoding YopX family protein has translation MREIKFRAWNKALNTMADSENIGGALGSLLVATNYQGIEDFIFMQYTGLKDKNGKEICEGDILTDHGEEGPLYVEYLNDHASFVFVDKFDPFGISTYTTIQISYEQFEVIGNIYEDSHLLEGATNGSS, from the coding sequence ATGCGGGAGATTAAGTTTCGTGCTTGGAACAAAGCATTAAACACAATGGCTGACAGTGAAAATATTGGTGGTGCTCTTGGCAGTCTACTAGTAGCAACCAACTATCAAGGAATTGAAGATTTTATATTCATGCAATACACCGGATTGAAGGACAAGAACGGTAAGGAAATTTGTGAAGGGGATATATTAACTGACCATGGAGAAGAAGGTCCGTTATATGTCGAATATTTAAACGATCATGCCTCATTTGTATTCGTTGATAAATTTGACCCTTTCGGAATATCAACTTATACAACAATCCAAATTAGTTATGAGCAATTTGAAGTCATCGGAAACATTTACGAAGACAGTCACTTGCTGGAAGGTGCAACCAATGGGAGCAGTTAA
- a CDS encoding helix-turn-helix domain-containing protein, producing the protein MSDERSLNHLKAFRKIHKLSQKDIADKVGVSVSFYSKIEGGFKYPSYQFLKKLKETFGDEVDMNDFF; encoded by the coding sequence TTGAGTGATGAGAGGTCTTTGAACCACCTGAAAGCATTCAGAAAGATACACAAACTATCTCAAAAAGACATAGCGGATAAAGTCGGAGTATCAGTTTCGTTTTATTCAAAAATTGAAGGTGGGTTTAAATATCCAAGTTATCAATTTCTGAAGAAGTTAAAAGAAACTTTTGGTGATGAAGTTGATATGAATGATTTCTTTTAA
- a CDS encoding phage regulatory protein/antirepressor Ant, whose product MNELLKTDVKMTSLDIAEIVGKEHKNVMRDIRNEIEDLGNESAQLIFEPGSYKDKNNQKRPYYEFGKDGAMQLALKYDAKTRFRVIKRIEELENAQQPYKLPGNYKEALIQLVESEEEKEKLETQNSMLVQQNNELQPKADYTDKILKSKGTVTIGQIAKDYGMSAQSMNKKLHELRIQYKQGDQWLLYSKYQDKGYTHSNTIDITRKDGTPDVTMNTKWTQKGRLFLYELLKENEIIPIIEQEVE is encoded by the coding sequence ATGAACGAATTACTAAAAACAGACGTTAAAATGACAAGTTTGGATATTGCGGAGATTGTAGGTAAAGAGCACAAGAATGTGATGCGTGATATTCGTAATGAAATTGAGGACTTGGGGAACGAATCCGCCCAGCTCATTTTTGAGCCCGGCTCTTATAAAGATAAGAATAATCAAAAGAGACCTTATTACGAATTCGGTAAAGATGGAGCTATGCAACTTGCTTTAAAGTATGATGCTAAAACTCGATTCAGAGTCATTAAGCGAATAGAAGAATTAGAAAATGCACAGCAACCTTATAAACTTCCAGGAAATTATAAAGAAGCACTTATTCAATTAGTTGAATCAGAGGAAGAAAAAGAAAAACTAGAAACACAAAACAGTATGCTTGTACAACAAAACAATGAGCTACAGCCTAAAGCGGACTACACAGACAAGATACTGAAAAGTAAAGGAACCGTCACAATCGGTCAGATAGCAAAAGACTATGGGATGTCTGCCCAATCAATGAATAAGAAATTGCATGAATTAAGAATTCAGTATAAACAAGGTGACCAATGGCTTCTTTATAGCAAGTACCAAGACAAAGGATATACTCATTCGAACACAATTGATATTACAAGGAAAGATGGGACACCAGACGTGACCATGAATACAAAGTGGACTCAAAAAGGAAGATTGTTTCTCTATGAATTACTGAAAGAAAACGAAATTATTCCAATTATTGAACAGGAGGTTGAATAA
- a CDS encoding DNA cytosine methyltransferase → MKSIELFAGIGGVSLAAEWAGIETVAFCEREPFCQKVLQKHWPDVPIFDDVKTFNKQALIDGGVDVGTIDIISGGFPCQPYSIAGKRRGTEDDRDLWPEMFRIIEEIRPIWVVGENVANFVNMELDRTLSDLESIGYTGGAFVIPAAGVGAKHKRERTFIVAYSNDSRCVHRQAEKQSAERGEHAQCEPITICANVADTNCERCMEYERQQEEIQQGGNQELQREEGEKSFLQQFIYSCNEIMADSSCKGLSGSKDTGKTKRKGTQPEQQSARRYPGGDYWAIEPDVGRVANGVSDRVDRIRGLGNAVVPQQIYPIFKAIKMIHEEMI, encoded by the coding sequence ATGAAATCCATTGAATTGTTTGCAGGTATTGGAGGAGTTAGTCTTGCTGCTGAATGGGCAGGTATTGAGACAGTTGCATTTTGTGAAAGAGAGCCATTCTGCCAGAAAGTGTTACAGAAACATTGGCCTGATGTACCGATATTTGATGATGTGAAAACATTTAATAAACAAGCATTAATTGATGGAGGTGTAGACGTTGGAACAATTGACATTATTTCCGGGGGGTTCCCTTGCCAGCCTTACAGTATTGCCGGGAAGCGAAGAGGCACGGAAGATGACCGCGACCTCTGGCCAGAAATGTTTAGGATCATCGAAGAAATTAGACCCATTTGGGTTGTTGGAGAAAATGTTGCTAACTTCGTCAACATGGAGCTCGACAGAACGCTTTCTGACTTGGAAAGCATCGGTTACACCGGGGGGGCGTTTGTTATACCGGCTGCAGGTGTCGGTGCCAAACACAAAAGGGAACGAACCTTCATCGTGGCTTACTCCAACGACAGCAGATGTGTACACCGACAAGCTGAAAAGCAGTCAGCAGAAAGAGGGGAGCATGCACAGTGTGAACCTATCACAATCTGCGCAAATGTGGCCGACACCAACTGCGAGCGATGCATGGAATACGAGAGACAGCAGGAAGAGATTCAACAAGGAGGGAACCAAGAATTACAACGAGAAGAAGGCGAAAAATCCTTCCTGCAACAATTTATATACAGCTGTAACGAAATTATGGCCGACTCCAGTTGCAAGGGATTATCGGGGAGCAAGGACACCGGAAAAACTAAAAGAAAAGGGACGCAGCCTGAACAACAGTCTGCCAGACGCTATCCGGGCGGAGACTACTGGGCAATTGAACCCGATGTGGGTCGAGTGGCTAATGGGGTTTCCGATCGGGTGGACAGAATTAGAGGATTAGGAAATGCAGTAGTACCACAGCAAATATATCCGATATTTAAAGCAATAAAAATGATACACGAGGAAATGATCTAA
- a CDS encoding YqaJ viral recombinase family protein, which translates to MAKNTIEMSHQEWLQERTKGIGGSDSSVILGFNPWKSPFELYMDKTGGRVEEIDNEAIYWGNALEDKVAQRFMELTGKKVRRRNQMFKHPEYDFMMANIDRDVIGEKALLECKTTNAFNAEAWEGEQIPPAYICQLQHYMAVLDYEKAYIAVLIGGQKFVWKEVDRDDDFIEMMIEQEKQFWEEHVLKEIPPEIDGSESASELLNKMYPEDNGETIMLKSDNAEMLIEAIESIKAEVKDKQQLQKEYENKLKLMMGDAQLGVTPRYEIKLKSFSQNRLDSKTLKKDLPKIAEKYTNQTTGRRLTIKQIEQEAI; encoded by the coding sequence ATGGCTAAAAACACAATCGAAATGAGCCATCAAGAATGGCTCCAGGAACGAACAAAGGGGATTGGCGGAAGTGATTCCTCTGTCATATTAGGTTTTAATCCTTGGAAATCACCGTTTGAACTATATATGGATAAAACAGGTGGCAGAGTTGAAGAAATTGACAATGAAGCTATCTATTGGGGCAATGCTTTGGAGGATAAAGTAGCTCAACGATTTATGGAATTGACGGGTAAGAAAGTACGGCGGCGCAATCAGATGTTCAAACATCCTGAATATGATTTTATGATGGCAAACATTGATCGTGACGTAATTGGAGAAAAAGCATTGCTTGAGTGTAAAACAACTAACGCATTCAACGCAGAGGCTTGGGAGGGTGAACAAATTCCCCCAGCTTATATCTGTCAATTGCAACATTATATGGCTGTTCTGGATTATGAGAAAGCATATATAGCTGTTTTGATTGGCGGCCAGAAGTTCGTTTGGAAAGAGGTGGACAGGGATGATGACTTCATTGAAATGATGATTGAACAAGAAAAACAGTTCTGGGAGGAACATGTGCTAAAGGAAATTCCGCCAGAGATTGATGGTAGTGAGTCTGCTAGTGAATTGCTTAATAAGATGTACCCGGAAGATAACGGAGAAACAATCATGTTGAAATCTGATAATGCCGAAATGCTTATCGAAGCAATTGAGAGTATCAAAGCAGAGGTAAAGGATAAACAACAGCTGCAGAAAGAGTATGAAAATAAATTAAAACTCATGATGGGGGATGCTCAATTAGGGGTAACTCCAAGATACGAAATAAAATTGAAATCTTTCTCTCAAAATCGATTGGACAGCAAAACATTAAAGAAGGACTTGCCAAAGATTGCTGAAAAGTACACCAATCAAACAACAGGAAGAAGATTAACTATAAAACAAATTGAACAGGAGGCTATTTAA
- a CDS encoding DUF771 domain-containing protein — MQQFNVNLSVPVPDDQVVISKIELENLQNQSLSGVYWTMKDLEEKVGRKQVWIKENILYPTHFKKILDVENGGFVYYPKSKGQTWSFQASKMADFLDKNFKDIFRGE, encoded by the coding sequence ATGCAACAATTCAACGTTAATCTATCGGTTCCGGTCCCTGATGACCAAGTTGTGATTAGCAAGATTGAATTAGAGAATCTTCAAAACCAATCATTATCTGGAGTGTATTGGACCATGAAAGATTTAGAGGAGAAAGTCGGAAGGAAACAAGTTTGGATAAAAGAGAACATTTTGTATCCGACTCATTTCAAAAAGATTCTCGATGTAGAAAATGGCGGCTTCGTTTATTATCCGAAATCAAAAGGACAAACTTGGAGTTTTCAAGCAAGCAAGATGGCAGATTTCTTGGACAAAAATTTTAAAGATATTTTTAGAGGAGAGTGA